The Streptomyces sp. NBC_00440 genome contains a region encoding:
- a CDS encoding DUF6333 family protein — protein sequence MTANDFWTSPADRIVRGSMGHCNLTVLEPRPGPGALPVNEAARAAEFASSISTVEEILEDAGPCAALHTPEPGTRAELDIIQAGAWGPALGVSDPAFAGNGNDTPLLYEAGALRERFPGARIVGRVHFHGGADHTEDIVWLPDGAMFHASGWPGDEPFVITGDPEAVIASLGLTAEMLEDAGIDLEEDEPGDTEWAALAALALGHADPWSRAGIEATAFRVRHTEDAVGTMEDLYFI from the coding sequence ATGACCGCCAATGACTTCTGGACCTCACCGGCCGATCGCATAGTGCGCGGCTCCATGGGTCACTGCAACCTGACTGTTCTTGAGCCTCGCCCCGGCCCTGGTGCGCTGCCTGTCAACGAAGCGGCGCGGGCAGCAGAGTTCGCCTCCTCGATCAGCACCGTCGAGGAGATCCTCGAAGACGCCGGGCCGTGCGCCGCGCTTCACACGCCCGAACCGGGCACCCGCGCCGAACTGGACATCATCCAGGCCGGCGCGTGGGGCCCCGCCCTCGGTGTCAGTGATCCGGCGTTCGCCGGCAACGGCAACGACACGCCGCTCCTGTACGAGGCCGGGGCCTTGCGGGAGCGGTTCCCCGGTGCGCGGATCGTCGGCCGGGTGCACTTCCACGGAGGCGCCGACCACACCGAGGACATCGTGTGGCTGCCGGACGGTGCCATGTTCCACGCCAGTGGATGGCCCGGTGACGAACCGTTCGTCATCACCGGCGATCCGGAAGCGGTGATCGCTTCCCTGGGGCTGACGGCCGAGATGCTGGAAGACGCCGGGATCGACCTGGAAGAGGACGAGCCGGGAGATACCGAGTGGGCGGCTCTGGCTGCTCTGGCTCTCGGTCACGCCGACCCTTGGAGCCGCGCCGGTATCGAGGCCACGGCGTTCCGTGTCCGGCACACCGAGGACGCTGTCGGCACGATGGAAGACCTCTACTTCATCTGA
- a CDS encoding GvpL/GvpF family gas vesicle protein has product MNTGISYVYAVSRTGTLSDVTSGAVSGLDGGVLRTVSADGLEALVSSVPDEAFSSEGMKAQMEDLKRLEEIARGHHAVVEAAYGATTILPLRLATVCLSDERVAAMVHERHGEFAELLSWLDGHVELGVKVYADPHRPAEAQPSKAPGSAAPASPGRAYLQQRRAQRRNQQDAYRAAGDLAAEVPGRVADVARARAPHRPQQGELASSPGENIANDAYLVPAARVGEFRRALDTLAGDTPGVRIEVTGPWAPYSFATPPAVAQGGSQ; this is encoded by the coding sequence GTGAACACCGGAATCTCCTATGTCTACGCCGTGAGCCGGACCGGCACACTCAGTGACGTGACCTCCGGCGCCGTATCCGGCCTGGACGGAGGCGTGCTGCGGACGGTGAGTGCCGACGGCCTTGAAGCCTTGGTCTCTTCCGTACCGGATGAGGCCTTCAGCTCGGAGGGCATGAAGGCACAGATGGAGGACCTGAAGAGGCTGGAGGAGATCGCCCGCGGCCACCACGCAGTGGTGGAAGCCGCCTACGGGGCCACGACGATCCTCCCCCTGCGACTGGCGACGGTCTGTCTCAGCGACGAGCGCGTGGCCGCCATGGTCCACGAACGGCACGGGGAATTCGCCGAGTTGCTCTCCTGGCTCGACGGCCACGTCGAACTCGGCGTGAAGGTGTACGCGGACCCGCACCGCCCGGCGGAGGCCCAGCCCTCGAAGGCCCCGGGCTCCGCCGCTCCGGCCAGTCCGGGGCGGGCGTACCTGCAACAGCGCAGGGCACAGCGCCGTAACCAGCAGGACGCCTACCGGGCCGCGGGGGATCTGGCCGCCGAGGTCCCCGGCCGGGTGGCCGACGTGGCACGCGCCAGGGCCCCTCACCGGCCGCAGCAGGGCGAACTGGCTTCCTCGCCGGGCGAGAACATCGCCAATGACGCCTACCTGGTCCCGGCAGCCCGGGTCGGGGAATTCCGGCGGGCGCTGGACACGCTGGCCGGCGATACGCCCGGTGTGCGGATCGAGGTCACCGGGCCCTGGGCCCCCTACTCCTTTGCCACGCCGCCCGCCGTGGCGCAGGGCGGCTCACAGTGA
- a CDS encoding gas vesicle structural protein GvpA, producing MSVVQQSNASTRSSSGGGSGNLYDVLELILDRGLVIDAFVRVSLVGIEILKIDVRVVVASVDTYLRFAEACNRLDLESGRKAPSQLTDLVGDMTEKGAKGKSKGALSGAVEAFSESLQGGHDDSEEKQERPARKSASSSSRRSSSRREE from the coding sequence GCGGGGGTGGCTCGGGGAATCTCTACGATGTCCTGGAGCTCATCCTGGACCGGGGACTCGTCATCGATGCCTTTGTCCGGGTATCTCTCGTCGGAATTGAGATACTCAAGATCGATGTGCGGGTGGTCGTCGCGAGTGTCGACACCTATCTGCGGTTCGCCGAGGCGTGCAACCGGTTGGATCTGGAATCCGGCCGCAAGGCACCCAGCCAGCTCACCGACCTGGTGGGTGACATGACCGAGAAGGGCGCCAAGGGCAAGTCCAAGGGCGCCCTGTCAGGAGCGGTAGAGGCGTTCAGTGAGTCGCTTCAGGGCGGCCACGACGACTCGGAGGAGAAGCAGGAGCGCCCGGCGCGCAAGTCTGCTTCCAGCAGCAGCCGCCGCAGTTCGAGCCGACGGGAGGAGTAG
- a CDS encoding gas vesicle protein K: protein MTADNLSSPSEKGNFGEIGKAAARAFDLLPAGPEETRPHRGSARRLETDPESVERDLIKLVLTIVELLRQLMERTALHRVDQGDLSEDQEERIGLTLMILQDRMTELCDRYGLTMDDLNLDLGPLGSLLPQSGSGSGSVPE, encoded by the coding sequence ATGACGGCCGATAACCTCAGCAGCCCTTCGGAGAAGGGGAATTTCGGCGAGATCGGAAAGGCCGCTGCGCGCGCCTTCGATCTCCTTCCGGCAGGCCCGGAGGAGACGCGCCCTCACCGGGGCAGCGCGCGGCGCCTGGAAACGGACCCGGAATCCGTGGAGCGCGATCTCATCAAATTGGTGCTCACTATTGTGGAGTTGCTGCGCCAGCTCATGGAACGCACGGCGCTGCACCGCGTGGATCAGGGCGACCTCAGCGAGGACCAGGAAGAGCGAATAGGGCTCACGCTGATGATTCTGCAGGACCGGATGACCGAACTCTGTGACCGGTACGGCCTCACCATGGACGATCTCAACCTGGATCTGGGGCCGTTGGGATCGCTGTTGCCTCAGTCCGGCTCCGGCTCCGGCTCCGTGCCGGAGTGA
- a CDS encoding DUF6479 family protein, producing MDASKFQLAVSSNTALFMLLTGIVVVAVLLAAFAWGRRIRARELPPPKPNEQPHLPKEGAVHETREYREPEEMPHDGSRLLPHELKGSSTHRSASQKPPADDDADGFGDGSSFGSGGLGS from the coding sequence ATGGACGCCTCGAAATTTCAGCTCGCCGTCTCATCCAACACAGCCCTGTTCATGCTCCTCACCGGAATCGTGGTGGTTGCCGTGCTGCTGGCTGCTTTCGCCTGGGGGCGGCGTATCCGCGCCCGGGAACTCCCGCCACCAAAGCCGAACGAGCAGCCTCATCTTCCGAAGGAAGGCGCGGTTCACGAAACCCGGGAATACCGGGAGCCGGAGGAAATGCCCCACGACGGCTCACGCCTGCTGCCGCACGAACTCAAGGGTTCCAGCACGCACCGCAGCGCTTCGCAGAAGCCGCCGGCGGACGACGACGCCGATGGCTTCGGTGATGGCAGCAGTTTCGGCAGCGGGGGCCTCGGGAGCTGA
- a CDS encoding gas vesicle protein, with translation MSGAPGNADTDIESLAGRQVALIDLLDRLLNGGAVLTGDLVLSIADVDLVHINLRAVIRSITSDEPAPW, from the coding sequence GTGAGCGGTGCGCCGGGCAATGCCGATACGGACATCGAGTCCCTGGCCGGGCGGCAGGTAGCACTCATCGATCTGCTGGACCGCCTGCTCAATGGCGGGGCGGTCCTCACCGGTGATCTTGTCCTCTCGATCGCCGATGTGGACCTGGTGCACATCAATTTGCGTGCCGTCATCCGCTCGATCACTTCCGACGAACCGGCACCGTGGTGA
- a CDS encoding SRPBCC family protein: MSDSAFSKLKDEVVRNPATDRLKDELQNYLHARAEHAVTQLGHKLGEGVSKLAEPGEGGLAGSLAKGGQALKEGKSPAQAALSAGSAQLKDTLKEKVKGLFGKGRKGGGGKSKSVTIVEDIDVGVPVREAYDQWTQFQEFSTFAKGVVSVEKADDTSSNWKVKVAKSTRSWKANVTEQVPDERITWTTEGAKGTVRGVVTFHPITSDLTRVLLVLEYFPKGLFEKTGNMWRAQGRRARLDLKLYRKFIMMRGEATDGWRGEIRDGEVVVEHDDAVAEEQADPDREAQDGGPADSADQDGEDGEDDRRDSLDEDEDEDEYDEEVDDEELPDEGEPDAAYDDEGLEAPEDDEALEGEAEIEDGPGTEPDFADDDEEEEHRPARRSRRRTAAARS, translated from the coding sequence GTGAGTGACTCCGCTTTCAGCAAGCTGAAGGACGAGGTGGTGCGGAATCCGGCCACCGACAGGCTCAAGGACGAACTCCAGAACTACCTGCATGCCCGGGCCGAACACGCGGTCACCCAGCTCGGACACAAGCTGGGCGAGGGCGTCAGCAAGCTGGCCGAGCCCGGCGAGGGCGGTCTGGCGGGCAGCCTGGCCAAGGGCGGGCAAGCCCTCAAGGAGGGCAAGTCTCCGGCCCAGGCCGCACTCTCCGCGGGCAGCGCCCAGCTCAAGGACACGCTCAAGGAGAAGGTCAAGGGCCTGTTCGGCAAGGGCCGCAAGGGCGGCGGGGGCAAGTCCAAGAGCGTGACGATCGTCGAGGACATCGACGTGGGCGTACCCGTCCGCGAGGCGTACGACCAGTGGACGCAGTTCCAGGAGTTCAGCACGTTCGCCAAGGGCGTCGTCAGCGTCGAGAAGGCCGATGACACCAGCAGTAACTGGAAGGTGAAGGTCGCCAAGTCCACGCGCAGTTGGAAGGCGAACGTCACCGAGCAGGTACCGGACGAACGGATCACCTGGACCACGGAGGGGGCGAAGGGCACCGTCAGGGGCGTTGTGACGTTCCACCCCATCACGAGCGACCTCACCCGTGTGCTGCTGGTCCTTGAGTACTTCCCCAAGGGGCTGTTCGAGAAGACCGGCAACATGTGGCGTGCTCAGGGCCGGCGCGCCCGGCTGGACCTCAAGCTCTACCGCAAGTTCATCATGATGCGCGGCGAGGCCACGGACGGCTGGCGCGGCGAGATCCGGGACGGCGAGGTCGTCGTGGAGCACGACGACGCCGTGGCGGAGGAGCAGGCGGACCCCGATAGGGAAGCGCAGGACGGCGGGCCGGCCGACTCGGCTGATCAGGACGGCGAGGACGGCGAGGACGACCGGCGCGACTCGCTCGACGAGGACGAGGACGAGGACGAGTACGACGAGGAAGTCGACGACGAGGAGCTCCCCGATGAGGGCGAGCCCGACGCCGCGTACGACGACGAAGGCCTCGAAGCCCCCGAGGACGATGAAGCCCTCGAAGGAGAAGCGGAGATCGAGGACGGCCCCGGAACCGAGCCCGACTTCGCCGACGACGACGAGGAAGAAGAACACCGGCCGGCCCGCCGCTCCCGCCGCCGTACCGCCGCAGCCCGTTCCTGA
- a CDS encoding GvpL/GvpF family gas vesicle protein, with product MSTYIYAITSAAHPLRLDNMVGVGQPPSELRVVGTDDLSAVVSDAPADLRAKRRDLVAHQTVLTSLLEDGAALPMRFGVLGPDDDQVITALEQQHDDYSARLKELNGCLEYNLKVARDEQDLLRQIVNESGAVRELRERTRQNPGDHDAMLALGELISHEVQAHEQQDREEITSRLERSAVRVVNGEPTKTHFLNVSFLVERDRAAAFTQSVHEEAERWGDAFTHSLNGPLPPYSFV from the coding sequence GTGTCCACGTACATCTACGCCATCACCAGTGCGGCGCATCCCTTGCGCCTGGACAACATGGTCGGTGTCGGTCAGCCGCCGTCGGAGTTGCGCGTCGTCGGCACGGACGACCTGAGCGCGGTCGTGAGTGACGCGCCGGCGGATCTGCGGGCCAAGCGCCGTGACTTGGTCGCGCACCAGACGGTGCTGACGAGCCTTCTGGAGGACGGTGCCGCCCTGCCGATGCGGTTCGGCGTGCTGGGGCCCGACGACGATCAGGTGATCACGGCACTGGAGCAGCAGCATGACGACTACAGCGCCCGGCTCAAGGAACTCAACGGGTGCCTTGAGTACAACCTGAAGGTCGCCCGTGACGAACAGGATCTGCTGCGGCAGATCGTCAATGAGTCCGGTGCGGTGCGTGAGTTGCGTGAACGGACTCGCCAGAACCCGGGGGACCACGACGCGATGCTCGCCCTCGGAGAGCTGATCTCCCATGAGGTCCAGGCCCACGAACAGCAGGACCGGGAGGAGATCACTTCCAGGCTGGAGCGTTCCGCGGTACGCGTCGTGAACGGTGAGCCCACCAAGACGCACTTCCTGAACGTGTCCTTCCTCGTCGAGCGCGACCGGGCGGCCGCCTTCACGCAGTCCGTGCACGAAGAGGCCGAACGCTGGGGTGACGCGTTCACGCACTCTCTGAACGGGCCGCTGCCGCCCTACAGCTTCGTCTGA
- a CDS encoding gas vesicle protein GvpG yields MGLITDILTLPLAPLRGTAWVVDQVLVTAEREYYDPEPVRAELVALEQELLSGRIEEDEFDRREDELLDRLEWLEANQRRLRAHS; encoded by the coding sequence ATGGGCCTCATCACCGACATCCTGACTCTGCCCCTGGCACCGTTGCGCGGCACCGCATGGGTCGTCGACCAGGTGCTGGTGACGGCGGAGCGGGAGTACTACGACCCGGAGCCCGTACGCGCCGAACTGGTGGCGCTCGAACAGGAGTTGCTGAGTGGCCGTATCGAAGAGGACGAGTTCGATCGTCGCGAGGACGAGCTGCTGGACCGGCTGGAATGGCTCGAAGCCAACCAGCGGCGACTGCGGGCTCATTCCTGA
- a CDS encoding gas vesicle protein, whose protein sequence is MKVPDSLAGRMGAPSGGSPYGQQGSSANLADILERVLDKGIVIAGDIQINLLDIELLTIKLRLLVASVDKAKEMGIDWWEHDPSLSSRARPPQQTEKLHPSATNDPLAQKNARLKAELAELRQAAGLPAGAAQEAETSGNAGRRDEQ, encoded by the coding sequence ATGAAGGTGCCCGACTCACTGGCCGGCCGTATGGGGGCTCCCTCCGGGGGGTCCCCATACGGCCAGCAAGGTTCCTCTGCCAATCTGGCCGACATTCTTGAACGTGTCCTGGACAAGGGCATCGTCATCGCAGGTGATATCCAGATCAACCTGCTGGACATCGAGCTGCTGACGATCAAGCTCAGGCTGCTGGTCGCCTCCGTGGACAAGGCCAAGGAGATGGGCATCGACTGGTGGGAGCACGACCCCTCCCTGTCCTCCCGGGCTCGTCCACCTCAGCAGACGGAGAAGCTGCACCCCTCTGCCACGAACGACCCATTGGCTCAGAAGAACGCCCGCCTCAAGGCTGAACTGGCCGAGCTGAGGCAGGCCGCAGGTCTCCCCGCAGGGGCTGCGCAGGAGGCGGAGACCAGCGGGAACGCGGGCAGGAGGGACGAGCAGTGA